The Bubalus bubalis isolate 160015118507 breed Murrah chromosome 18, NDDB_SH_1, whole genome shotgun sequence genome contains a region encoding:
- the LOC102401461 gene encoding cytochrome c oxidase subunit 7C, mitochondrial, translated as MLGQSIRRFTTSVVRRSHYEEGPGKNILFSVENKWRLLAMMTLFFGSGFAAPFFIVRHQLLKK; from the coding sequence ATGTTGGGACAGAGCATCCGGAGGTTCACAACCTCAGTGGTTCGTCGGAGCCACTATGAGGAGGGTCCAGGGAAGAATATACTATTTTCAGTGGAAAACAAGTGGAGATTACTAGCTATGATGACTTTGTTCTTTGGGTCTGGATTTGCTGCACCTTTCTTTATCGTCAGACACCAACTGCTTAAAAAGTAA